Proteins encoded within one genomic window of Vanrija pseudolonga chromosome 3, complete sequence:
- the SETD4 gene encoding SET domain-containing protein 4, whose protein sequence is MVDTTGDKALAALLDWLNSFPGFHNKGVLKFANHGGRGLFVDQAVQPSENLLVIPAASLLNPLTLQKSTLNTIPAELFPVAASTSSPPRRSSNGTPRLTTTQLLTLHNALTRDPKQRHKSEWQVFMDSLPGFRPWHPLTWVIPSSDDDEQDEWWIQLYETLSESVKIKIAEVKKRYEDDRVVVRNVLANEEPFRSQGIDKELSDEVILWAWLNVNTRTVSMPLGLAEPIDAKWPVNNHSFIPLLDMINHSSLSSVVCPKPEPLPSSSVSKRVIKTARGPGRQLNAHLIPGKIDQAVFAPLRGLEAGEEVMFMYGPHSNALLFAEYGFTEVDDTSDPLQWPNGDIDVSPWVYKLWEDGGGTDEKRDVLDDAGLWGHNKLLSNSGEPQPSIGLMSTLCVLYSSLESNITVDTLRTRTFSRTTKMAARRALARICEAVLSDAADVREDLEEIAPLAGDDAAKRQAVRTSRALLREEEHIAKGVLELVEKGGSIPSF, encoded by the exons ATGGTAGACACGACGGGAGACAAGGCGCTGGCCGCACTGCTCGACTGGCTCAACTCGTTTCCAGGCTTCCACAACAAGGGTGTACTCAAGTTTGCCAACC ATGGTGGACGTGGATTGTTCGTCGATCAGGCTGTTCAG CCCAGCGAGAACCTCCTAGTCATCCCCGCTGCCTCCCTCCTCAACCCCCTAACGCTGCAAAAGTCGACGCTCAACACGATCCCGGCCGAGCTCTTCCCCGtggccgcgtcgacctcgtccccaccgcggcgctcgtcaaacggcacgccgcggctCACGACCACCCAGCTCCTCACGCTGCACAATGCGCTCACGCGCGACCCGAAGCAGCGGCACAAGTCGGAGTGGCAGGTGTTCATGGACTCGCTGCCCGGCTTCAGGCCGTGGCACCCCCTCACGTGGGTTATccccagcagcgacgacgacgagcaggacgAGTGGTGGATACAGCTGTATGAGACCCTCAGCGAGAGCGTCAAGATCAAGATTGCAGAGGTCAAGAAGCGGTATGAGGACGaccgggtggtggtgcgcaATGTTTTG GCGAATGAGGAACCGTTCAGGTCGCAGGGAATCGACAAGGAGTTGTCAGACGAGGTGATCTTGTGGGCGTGGCTGAACG TCAACACGCGTACCGTGTCCATGCCACTgggcctcgccgagcccatCGACGCCAAGTGGCCCGTCAACAACCACTCGTTCATTCCCCTGCTGGATATGATCAACCATTCTTCGCTGAGCAGCGTCGTCTGCCCCAAGCCTGAACCCCTACCCTCATCTTCAGTATCCAAGCGCGTGATCAAGACGGCCCGCGGACCAGGAAGACAGCTCAACGCGCACCTCATCCCTGGCAAGATTGACCAGGCAGTGTTCGCCCCTCTGCGTGGCTTGGAAGCAGGCGAGGAAGTAATGTTCATGTACGGCCCGCACTCCAACGCCCTCCTGTTTGCCGAGTATGGTTTCACAGAAgtcgacgacacgagcgACCCCCTGCAGTGGCCCAACGGCGACATTGACGTCTCGCCGTGGGTGTACAAGCTGTGGGAGGACGGAGGGGGCACCGACGAGAAacgcgacgtgctcgacgacgccgggctGTGGGGGCACAACAAGCTTCTGTCCAACAGCGGCGAGCCGCAGCCGAGCATCGGGCTCATGTCGACGCTGTGTGTGCTGTACTCGTCGCTCGAGAGCAACATTACAGTCGACACGCTGCGCACGCGCACCTTTTCCCGCACGACCAAGATGGCCGCAcggcgcgccctcgcgcggATCTGCGAGGCCGTGTTGTCTGACGCTGCCGACGTGCGTGAGGATCTCGAAGAGATTGCCccgctcgcgggcgacgacgcggccaagcgcCAGGCAGTGCGGACAtcccgcgcgctcctccgcgaAGAAGAGCACATTGCcaagggcgtgctcgagctcgtcgagaagggCGGGTCTATCCCGAGTTTCTAG
- the PMP47B gene encoding Peroxisomal membrane protein PMP47B, with translation MSISDSAIHALAGAVGGSVSMALTYPLVNLSTRAAVTTKKEDLSIGQALVKTVKEQGIGGLYSGLGSSLFGISLTNAAAYEETRAWLIKRRTGPSANSALTTGEGIVAGLIAGSFCTIVTNPIWTVQAYQSTRAVASADGEKKSGPSAVESFKAIIKADGVKGLWRGIGPALILVINPVIQYTTFERMVSALLTWRAKRAPAGSKSGPLGRSALTDWDLFVLGALSKLIATGSSYPILVVKSRLQAATHKYSSSLKAIVQILKTEGISGLYAGLGPKLLQSALTAAFLFVAQRRIYEAVKSFVNAAASKRAAVRA, from the exons ATGTCCATCTCCGACTCGGCTATCCatgcgctcgccggcgccgtcggcggcagcgtctCCATGGCGCTTACGTACCCGCTCGTGAACCTctccacccgcgccgccgtcaccaccaaGAAGGAGGATCTCTCCATCGGTCAAGCCCTCGTCAAGACCGTCAAGGAGCAAGGCATCGGGGGGCTCTACAGCGGTCTGGGAAGCTCTCTATTTGGGATCAGCTTGACCAACGCA GCCGCGTACGAGGAGACCCGCGCGTGGCTCATCAAGCGCCGCACCGGCCCTTCGGCCAACAGCGCGCTCACAACGGGCGAGGGCATCGTCGCTGGCCTCATTGCAG GTTCGTTCTGCACGATCGTCACCAACCCCATCTGGACGGTCCAGGCGTACCAGTCCACTCGTGCCGTCGCTTCCGCCGACGGTGAGAAGAAGTCGGGCCCCTCGGCTGTCGAGTCGTTCAAGGCCATCATCAAGGCGGATGGCGTCAAGGGCCTGTGGCGCGGTATCGGCCCCGCCCTCATCCTTGTGATCAACCCCGTGATCCAG TACACCACGTTCGAGCGCATGGTGTCCGCACTCCTCACTTGGCGCGCGAAGCGCGCCCCTGCCGGATCCAAGTCGGGTCCCCTGGGCCGCTCGGCGCTTACCGACTGGGACCTGTTCGTCCTCGGTGCGCTCTCCAAGCTCATCGCCACGGGTAGCTCGTACCCTATC CTCGTGGTCAAGTCGCGTCTCCAGGCCGCGACCCACaagtactcgtcgtcgctcaagGCGATCGTCCAGATCCTCAAGACCGAGGGTATCTCTG GCCTCTACGCCGGTCTCGGCCCCAAGCTCCTCCAGTCGGCGCTTACCGCCGCGTTCCTCTTCGTGGCCCAGCGCCGCATCTACGAGGCGGTCAAGTCCTtcgtcaacgccgccgcctcgaagCGCGCGGCCGTTCGTGCTTAA